Proteins encoded in a region of the Flavobacterium sp. MDT1-60 genome:
- the bshA gene encoding N-acetyl-alpha-D-glucosaminyl L-malate synthase BshA translates to MKIAIVCYPTFGGSGVVATELGLELARRGHEIHFITYSQPVRLALLNPNVHYHEVNVPEYPLFHYQPYELALSSKLVDMVKLYKIEVLHVHYAIPHAYAGYMAKQMLKNEGINLPMITTLHGTDITLVGNHPFYKPAVTFSINKSDYVTSVSQSLKDDTLKLFKIKNKIKVIPNFIELDKVKKDPTAPCHRYVMAKENERIITHISNFRKVKRIPDIIKIFYNIQKVMPAKLMMVGDGPEKEKAEILCMELGIYDKVIFFGNSNEIDKILCLTDLFLLPSETESFGLAALEAMACGVPVISSNSGGLPEVNFDGVSGYLSNVGNVEEMAANAIKILENDEVLNKFKENALEVAKKFDIKNILPIYEALYQKAIDDYKE, encoded by the coding sequence ATGAAAATAGCAATAGTTTGTTATCCGACATTTGGCGGTAGTGGGGTTGTAGCCACAGAATTAGGCCTCGAATTAGCCAGACGCGGACACGAAATCCACTTTATTACCTACAGTCAGCCGGTTAGGCTGGCACTTTTAAATCCTAATGTTCATTATCACGAAGTAAACGTTCCTGAATATCCTCTTTTCCATTATCAGCCTTACGAATTGGCTTTGTCAAGCAAATTGGTTGATATGGTTAAATTATATAAAATAGAAGTTCTTCATGTACATTATGCAATTCCACACGCATATGCGGGCTATATGGCGAAGCAAATGCTGAAAAATGAAGGAATTAATCTTCCGATGATTACGACGCTTCACGGAACGGATATTACATTGGTGGGAAATCATCCTTTTTATAAACCTGCCGTGACTTTTAGTATCAACAAATCAGATTATGTAACTTCGGTTTCGCAGAGTTTGAAAGATGATACATTGAAATTATTCAAAATCAAGAATAAAATAAAGGTAATACCTAATTTTATAGAATTGGATAAAGTTAAGAAAGACCCGACTGCTCCTTGTCATCGTTATGTTATGGCGAAGGAAAATGAGCGCATTATTACTCATATCAGTAACTTTAGAAAAGTAAAACGTATTCCTGATATTATTAAGATTTTCTATAATATTCAGAAAGTGATGCCTGCTAAATTAATGATGGTTGGTGATGGTCCTGAAAAAGAGAAAGCAGAAATTCTATGCATGGAATTGGGAATTTACGATAAAGTAATTTTCTTTGGAAACAGTAATGAAATCGACAAGATTTTATGTTTGACAGATTTATTTTTACTTCCGTCTGAAACAGAAAGTTTTGGTTTGGCTGCTTTAGAAGCAATGGCGTGTGGTGTCCCAGTAATTTCTAGTAATTCGGGTGGACTGCCGGAAGTTAATTTTGATGGTGTTTCCGGATATTTGAGTAATGTTGGAAATGTTGAGGAAATGGCTGCAAATGCGATTAAAATCCTGGAAAATGATGAAGTTCTAAATAAGTTCAAAGAGAATGCTCTAGAAGTTGCAAAGAAATTTGATATCAAAAACATACTTCCAATATACGAAGCTTTGTATCAAAAAGCAATTGATGATTATAAAGAGTAG
- a CDS encoding histidine kinase dimerization/phospho-acceptor domain-containing protein gives MPHYRFCFFIFIFLNIFCPELSAQITSISVVKVKDLTQQACDYLDDTNYEKSLEKSGIALKYAFDLKNDTLISRNYNIIAINFHDLGEVDKAVFFYKKALSYAERSNIVSLRMMITSNLGNLFFFEKKLYSTGITYYKESLKFGKQQKYLKEIAITNLNIVWSYFKIENYKEGLPYLRYINKHQNDLEGKSNDIALNFLNGMYWANENNTVKANEYFLKAISVGESKDEKTDLVYAYLEYSKFLNKIGKSEEAYKNLLSYSKIRDELTDKEKLKRASIAGFNRELDEYKRQIDKIENEKIEQYRSLKKSRIIVVLFVIVSLIFLLLIITLIKNIRLKKKANIELLQAKEIAEEASLLKTQFISTISHELRTPLYGVVGITNMLLEEHKELSQSQHLSSLKFSARYLLSLVNDILQINKIEENRVILENLTFNISDEITMIKNSLSFLSQKIIIKLRSISILAFRNI, from the coding sequence ATGCCTCATTATAGATTTTGTTTTTTTATTTTTATTTTTCTAAATATATTTTGCCCTGAGTTATCAGCTCAGATTACCTCTATATCCGTTGTAAAAGTTAAAGATTTAACGCAACAGGCTTGTGATTATTTAGATGATACTAATTATGAAAAATCTTTAGAGAAGTCAGGAATCGCCCTAAAGTATGCATTTGATTTAAAAAATGATACTTTGATTTCCAGAAACTACAATATAATTGCAATTAATTTTCATGATTTAGGTGAAGTTGATAAGGCAGTTTTTTTTTACAAGAAAGCATTATCTTACGCAGAACGATCTAATATTGTTAGTTTAAGAATGATGATAACTAGTAATTTAGGGAACTTATTTTTTTTCGAAAAAAAGTTGTATAGCACCGGAATTACCTATTACAAGGAGTCATTAAAATTTGGTAAGCAACAAAAATATTTGAAAGAAATCGCTATAACAAACCTTAACATAGTTTGGTCGTATTTCAAGATTGAAAATTATAAAGAAGGTTTGCCTTACTTACGTTATATTAATAAACATCAGAATGATTTAGAGGGAAAATCAAACGATATTGCTTTGAATTTTTTAAACGGAATGTATTGGGCTAATGAAAATAATACTGTTAAGGCAAATGAGTATTTTTTAAAAGCTATTTCTGTTGGCGAATCTAAAGATGAAAAAACGGATTTGGTATATGCATATTTAGAGTATTCGAAATTTTTAAACAAGATTGGCAAATCTGAGGAGGCTTATAAGAATTTGCTTTCCTATAGTAAAATTAGAGATGAATTGACTGATAAAGAGAAACTTAAAAGAGCTTCTATAGCAGGATTTAATCGTGAATTAGATGAGTACAAAAGACAAATTGATAAAATAGAAAATGAAAAAATTGAGCAATATCGGAGTCTTAAAAAATCAAGGATAATTGTCGTTTTATTTGTTATTGTTTCTTTGATTTTCTTATTGCTAATTATCACCTTAATTAAAAACATTCGGTTAAAGAAGAAGGCCAATATAGAGCTTTTACAAGCGAAAGAAATTGCAGAGGAAGCTTCTTTACTCAAAACGCAGTTTATTTCTACTATAAGTCATGAATTGCGTACTCCTTTGTATGGTGTTGTTGGTATAACAAATATGTTATTGGAAGAACATAAGGAATTATCTCAAAGTCAACACTTGAGCTCCTTAAAATTTTCGGCCCGATATTTACTTTCTCTGGTAAATGATATTTTACAGATTAATAAAATTGAAGAAAATAGAGTTATTCTTGAAAATCTGACATTCAATATCTCAGATGAAATAACAATGATAAAAAATTCACTTTCTTTTCTTTCTCAAAAAATAATAATAAAATTAAGATCGATATCGATCCTTGCATTCCGGAATATCTGA
- a CDS encoding UDP-2,3-diacylglucosamine diphosphatase translates to MKKRNVELVILSDVHLGTYGSHAKELNNYLSSIKPKTLVLNGDIIDAWQFRKSYFPKAHLRVIQRIIGMATKGTKVYYITGNHDEILRKFSDMNMGNFALLDKLVLDLDDKKAWIFHGDVFDASVQHSKWIAKLGGLGYDYLILSNRFANWCLAKLGREPYSFSKKIKASVKKAVKFISDFETTATDLAIEKKYDYVICGHIHEPKIATIENKHGSTLYLNSGDWVENLTALEYHKKRWKLFSYAESNLTGEDENLFEMEDIVASQLITSFVTKR, encoded by the coding sequence TTGAAAAAAAGAAATGTCGAATTGGTTATTCTTTCTGATGTTCATTTAGGAACTTACGGAAGCCACGCCAAAGAACTAAACAACTACTTATCAAGCATTAAACCCAAAACTTTAGTCTTAAACGGCGACATTATTGATGCATGGCAATTTAGAAAATCATATTTCCCTAAAGCGCATTTAAGAGTCATTCAACGTATTATTGGGATGGCTACTAAAGGCACAAAAGTGTATTACATCACTGGAAACCATGATGAAATACTTCGTAAATTCAGCGACATGAATATGGGGAATTTTGCGTTGCTAGATAAACTTGTTTTAGATTTAGACGATAAAAAAGCCTGGATTTTTCACGGAGATGTTTTTGATGCCTCTGTACAGCACTCCAAATGGATTGCAAAATTAGGCGGTTTAGGTTATGATTATTTAATCCTGAGCAATCGATTTGCCAATTGGTGTTTAGCAAAATTAGGTCGCGAACCATACTCATTTTCAAAAAAAATTAAAGCCAGCGTAAAAAAAGCAGTTAAGTTTATTTCTGATTTTGAAACTACCGCTACAGATTTAGCGATCGAAAAAAAATATGATTATGTAATTTGCGGACATATTCACGAGCCAAAAATTGCTACTATAGAAAACAAACACGGATCGACTTTATATTTAAATTCCGGGGATTGGGTTGAAAACCTAACTGCCTTAGAATATCATAAAAAACGCTGGAAATTATTTTCTTACGCCGAATCAAATTTAACCGGAGAAGATGAAAATTTATTTGAAATGGAGGATATTGTTGCTTCTCAGCTAATTACTTCATTTGTCACCAAAAGATAA
- the hutI gene encoding imidazolonepropionase — protein MTTLIINIKELLQVLESSITKVSGAEMAILPTIKNAFLILKDNLIENFGSMEDLAEIKADKIIDATGRIVLPSWCDSHTHIVYAGNREQEFVDRINGFTYEEIANRGGGILNSAKKLNETSEEEIYEQSKLRLEEVMHLGTGAVEIKSGYGLTVEGELKMLRVIKKLAENYPIAIKSTFLGAHAFPLHYKENKPGYIDEIITKMLPEIAQNKLADYIDVFCETGYFSTEETEKIMEAGIQFGLKPKIHVNQFNSIGGIQSGIKFKALSVDHLEIMNPEDIEALKDTETMPVALPSCSYFLSIPYTPAREMIKAGLPLALATDFNPGSTPSGNMNFVVATACIKMKMTPEEAINAATINGAYAMGLSETHGSITKGKKANLILTKPISSYYQIPYAFGSNLIESVFLEGKILN, from the coding sequence ATGACAACTTTAATTATCAACATAAAAGAATTACTTCAGGTTCTTGAATCTTCCATCACAAAAGTTTCCGGAGCTGAAATGGCAATTCTTCCAACCATCAAAAATGCTTTTTTAATTTTAAAAGATAATTTAATTGAGAATTTTGGATCAATGGAAGATCTTGCTGAAATCAAAGCAGATAAAATTATTGATGCGACTGGTAGAATTGTTTTACCTTCCTGGTGCGATAGCCACACACACATAGTTTATGCAGGAAATCGCGAACAGGAATTTGTTGACAGAATCAACGGTTTTACCTATGAGGAAATTGCCAATCGTGGTGGTGGAATTTTAAACTCTGCTAAAAAACTCAACGAAACTTCTGAAGAAGAAATTTACGAGCAATCCAAACTTCGATTGGAAGAAGTTATGCATTTAGGAACCGGAGCTGTCGAAATAAAATCAGGCTACGGACTTACTGTTGAAGGAGAATTAAAGATGTTGCGTGTTATAAAAAAACTGGCAGAAAATTATCCAATTGCAATTAAATCCACTTTTTTAGGTGCACATGCTTTTCCATTACATTACAAAGAAAACAAGCCAGGTTATATTGATGAAATTATAACGAAAATGCTTCCGGAAATTGCTCAAAACAAATTAGCCGATTATATTGATGTTTTTTGTGAAACCGGTTATTTTTCTACAGAAGAAACAGAGAAAATAATGGAAGCCGGAATTCAATTCGGCTTAAAGCCAAAAATTCACGTGAATCAATTCAACTCTATAGGAGGAATTCAGTCTGGAATCAAATTTAAAGCCCTTTCTGTCGATCATCTCGAAATTATGAACCCCGAAGATATTGAAGCTTTAAAAGACACTGAAACGATGCCTGTGGCATTACCCTCGTGTTCTTACTTTTTAAGTATTCCGTATACACCAGCTCGTGAAATGATAAAAGCTGGCCTACCACTTGCTTTGGCTACAGATTTCAACCCAGGCTCTACTCCATCCGGAAATATGAATTTTGTGGTTGCAACCGCGTGTATTAAAATGAAAATGACTCCTGAAGAAGCTATAAATGCAGCAACAATAAACGGCGCTTATGCAATGGGACTTTCCGAAACCCATGGAAGTATTACAAAAGGAAAAAAAGCAAATTTAATCCTCACAAAACCAATTTCGTCTTATTATCAGATTCCATATGCTTTTGGTAGTAATTTAATTGAAAGTGTTTTTCTGGAAGGAAAAATTCTCAACTAA
- the aroC gene encoding chorismate synthase — protein MAGNSYGTLYKVTTFGESHGEALGGIIDGCPSGIQLDLEAIEVEMSRRKPGQSAIVTQRKEPDAVQFLSGIFEGKTTGTPIGFIIPNTNQKSDDYSHIKDNYRPSHADYVYDQKYGFRDYRGGGRSSARETASRVVAGAIAKQMLPEIKINAYVSSVGPIHLDTPYQDLDFSKIESNPVRCPDEKSAAIMEEYIRDIRKQGDTVGGVVSCVIQNVPVGLGEPVFDKLHAELGKAMLSINAVKGFEYGSGFSGSEMKGSEHNDLYNPDGTTKTNLSGGIQGGISNGMDIYFRVAFKPVATIMQTQDSLDNKGNITPMTGKGRHDPCVVPRAVPIVEAMAAIVLADFYLINKTY, from the coding sequence ATGGCAGGAAATAGCTACGGCACCCTATATAAAGTTACAACATTTGGAGAATCTCATGGTGAAGCTTTAGGCGGAATTATAGATGGATGTCCATCAGGAATACAACTTGATTTAGAAGCAATTGAAGTTGAAATGTCCCGAAGAAAACCAGGACAATCAGCAATTGTAACGCAAAGAAAAGAACCAGATGCAGTTCAGTTTTTATCTGGAATTTTTGAAGGAAAAACAACCGGAACTCCAATTGGTTTTATTATTCCGAATACCAATCAAAAATCAGATGATTATTCGCATATCAAAGATAATTACAGACCAAGTCATGCAGATTACGTATACGATCAAAAATATGGTTTTCGTGACTATCGCGGAGGCGGAAGGAGTTCTGCAAGAGAAACCGCAAGCAGAGTAGTAGCAGGCGCTATTGCAAAACAAATGTTGCCTGAGATTAAAATTAATGCTTACGTTTCGTCTGTGGGGCCAATTCATTTAGATACACCTTATCAGGATTTGGATTTTTCAAAAATTGAAAGTAACCCTGTTCGTTGTCCAGATGAAAAATCGGCTGCAATTATGGAAGAATATATTCGCGATATCCGTAAACAAGGGGATACTGTTGGGGGTGTTGTTTCTTGCGTAATTCAAAATGTTCCGGTTGGTTTAGGTGAGCCTGTTTTTGATAAATTGCATGCGGAACTTGGAAAAGCAATGCTTTCTATCAATGCGGTAAAAGGATTTGAATACGGAAGCGGATTTTCAGGATCTGAAATGAAAGGAAGTGAGCACAATGACTTATACAATCCTGACGGAACTACAAAGACAAATCTTTCTGGCGGAATTCAGGGTGGAATCAGTAACGGTATGGATATCTATTTTAGAGTAGCCTTCAAACCTGTTGCAACTATCATGCAGACCCAGGATTCATTAGATAATAAAGGAAACATTACACCAATGACAGGTAAAGGCCGTCATGATCCGTGTGTAGTACCTCGTGCAGTGCCAATTGTTGAGGCAATGGCGGCGATTGTTTTGGCTGATTTTTATTTGATCAACAAAACATATTGA
- a CDS encoding response regulator — translation MNLVSNALKFTKDGEVEIIVRLNKVEERFYFLEFHIIDNGVGIAVVDQDKIFEKFVQVGRKDEDYQGTGLGLSIVKRLLGLFGSTINLESDIGAGTSFSFVIPFEHDPQKTKKIIDEIEVDLTSSEVYKILIVEDNLINQLVTKKIIEKNNYVCKVVDDGFAALDIIEKENFDLILMDINMPLMNGFETTKRIRLKKVTTPIVALTAFDKDEITDEAISSGINDIIVKPFEPIKLFKIISYLIKEAKNVG, via the coding sequence ATGAATTTGGTTAGTAATGCACTAAAATTCACGAAAGATGGTGAAGTAGAAATCATTGTGAGACTTAATAAAGTTGAAGAAAGATTTTATTTTTTAGAGTTTCATATTATAGATAATGGTGTTGGAATTGCAGTTGTAGATCAGGATAAAATTTTTGAAAAATTTGTTCAGGTAGGAAGAAAAGACGAAGATTATCAAGGGACAGGCTTGGGATTAAGTATAGTAAAAAGGCTTTTAGGCCTTTTTGGAAGTACAATTAATCTCGAAAGTGATATTGGTGCAGGGACATCGTTTTCATTTGTAATTCCATTTGAACACGATCCTCAAAAAACAAAAAAGATTATTGACGAAATAGAGGTGGATTTAACATCCAGTGAGGTTTATAAAATTTTAATTGTCGAGGATAATCTAATTAATCAATTGGTTACAAAAAAGATTATCGAAAAAAACAATTATGTCTGCAAAGTAGTTGATGACGGTTTTGCAGCATTGGATATTATAGAGAAAGAAAATTTTGATCTGATTTTAATGGACATCAATATGCCTTTGATGAATGGATTTGAAACTACAAAAAGAATTCGCTTAAAGAAGGTTACAACACCAATTGTAGCATTGACGGCTTTTGATAAGGACGAAATAACGGATGAAGCCATTTCATCCGGAATTAATGATATTATAGTGAAGCCGTTTGAACCGATTAAGTTATTTAAAATTATCAGTTATTTAATAAAAGAAGCAAAAAACGTTGGTTAG
- a CDS encoding formimidoylglutamase gives MEKLIPFTVTDLAKVTNHRSGEIKFGEKMIVIPKGVDKITFLKESEAKYVLLGIPEDIGVRANYGRPGAASAWQCAIKSIANIQHNRFCKGSQIIVLGQINVAEEMRDVENLDFNDIDDRSKLSQLVEKIDKEVSHIIFTIVKTGKTPVIIGGGHNNAYGNIKGSALAKGKPINAINFDAHSDFRILEGRHSGNGFSYAYEEGFLKKYFIFGLHENYTSKSVLDIIKKLEDRVRYNTYDSVNIRKEKEFNKEMIMALDFIKNDSFGIEIDLDAIPNIASSAMTISGFSVEELRQFVSFFGQHKNAAYLHICEGAPDLADSPNNNLIGKLIGYLITDFIKANNEKI, from the coding sequence ATGGAGAAATTAATTCCTTTTACTGTTACTGATTTAGCAAAAGTTACAAACCACAGAAGTGGCGAAATAAAGTTTGGCGAGAAGATGATTGTCATTCCCAAAGGTGTTGACAAAATTACTTTTCTAAAAGAAAGTGAGGCTAAATATGTGCTTTTGGGAATTCCTGAAGATATTGGCGTGCGTGCCAATTACGGCAGACCCGGAGCAGCATCGGCATGGCAATGTGCTATAAAAAGTATCGCTAATATTCAGCATAATCGTTTTTGCAAAGGCAGTCAGATTATTGTTTTAGGCCAAATAAATGTTGCCGAAGAAATGCGCGATGTTGAAAATCTGGATTTTAATGACATCGATGACCGTTCAAAATTAAGTCAGTTAGTTGAAAAAATTGACAAGGAAGTTTCTCATATTATTTTTACTATTGTCAAAACAGGAAAAACACCTGTTATTATTGGTGGAGGGCATAACAATGCCTATGGAAATATAAAAGGTTCAGCTTTAGCCAAAGGAAAACCTATAAATGCCATTAATTTTGATGCCCATTCTGATTTTAGAATTTTAGAAGGACGTCACAGCGGAAACGGTTTCTCATATGCTTATGAAGAAGGTTTTCTGAAAAAATATTTTATTTTTGGTTTACATGAGAATTATACCTCAAAAAGCGTTCTGGATATCATTAAAAAATTAGAAGATCGTGTACGTTATAATACATATGACAGCGTAAACATTCGAAAAGAAAAAGAATTCAATAAGGAAATGATTATGGCCTTAGATTTCATAAAAAATGATTCTTTCGGTATTGAAATTGATTTGGACGCCATTCCAAATATTGCTAGTAGTGCTATGACTATAAGTGGTTTTTCTGTAGAAGAATTAAGACAGTTTGTATCGTTCTTTGGACAACATAAAAATGCTGCCTATTTGCATATTTGTGAGGGTGCACCAGATTTAGCTGATTCTCCAAACAACAATTTAATTGGAAAACTAATTGGCTATTTAATAACTGATTTCATTAAGGCAAACAATGAAAAAATCTAA
- a CDS encoding ABC transporter ATPase has protein sequence MYIPFENLPGESRVWIYQSNRKFSEEEFSEIETDLKAFVEEWAAHGTSLEASYLLKYNRFIILAVNQDVQAATGCSIDSSVEFIQSLEKKYSVDLLDKMNVTFKNGEHIAHKTLIDFKKMVKDKSVSENTIVFNNLVNNIEEFNESWEVPAADSWHSRFF, from the coding sequence ATGTATATACCTTTTGAAAATTTACCTGGTGAATCCAGAGTTTGGATTTATCAATCAAACAGAAAATTTTCTGAGGAAGAATTTTCTGAAATTGAAACTGACCTAAAAGCTTTTGTTGAAGAATGGGCAGCACATGGAACAAGTTTAGAAGCTTCGTATTTATTGAAATACAACCGATTTATTATTTTGGCTGTAAATCAGGACGTGCAGGCTGCTACAGGATGTTCTATAGATAGTTCTGTTGAATTTATTCAGAGTCTGGAGAAAAAGTACAGCGTTGATTTGTTAGATAAAATGAATGTAACTTTTAAAAATGGCGAACATATCGCGCACAAAACATTAATAGATTTCAAGAAAATGGTTAAAGATAAATCAGTTTCTGAGAATACGATTGTGTTTAATAATTTAGTAAACAACATCGAAGAATTCAATGAATCCTGGGAAGTTCCTGCTGCTGATAGCTGGCACAGCAGATTTTTCTAA
- a CDS encoding dicarboxylate/amino acid:cation symporter — protein sequence MQQITETKKKSFLSGLTGQIIIAMVLGATLGIILHNYISPEAAQSFSNKIKMLATVFIRLVQMIISPLVFTTLVVGIAKLGDIKTVGRIGGKALGWFFTASFISLLIGLFYVNILEPGVGLKLDHVDMAAASEVTGKTKILSVENFVEHIVPKSIFEAMATNEILQIVIFSIFFGLAAASLGSTVKPVINALDKASHIVLKMVNYVMNFAPIGVFGAIAGVFAVRDAEELVITYFKFFGSFLIGISTLWVILIAVGYIFLKGRMTELLRRIIGPLAIAFGTTSSEAVFPKLTEELEEFGVKDKIVSFMLPLGYSFNLDGSMMYMTFASIFIAQFYGVHLDIGTQMVMLLVLMLTSKGIAGVPRASLVVVAATCGMFDIPVEGIALILPIDHFCDMFRSATNVLGNALATSVVGQWENNKEENLGIIEEN from the coding sequence ATGCAACAAATTACAGAAACCAAAAAAAAATCATTTCTTTCAGGACTAACCGGGCAAATTATAATTGCAATGGTTCTTGGAGCTACTTTAGGAATTATATTGCACAATTATATTTCGCCAGAAGCAGCGCAATCGTTTAGCAATAAAATAAAAATGTTAGCTACCGTATTTATCCGATTGGTACAAATGATTATTTCACCTTTAGTATTTACCACTTTAGTAGTTGGAATTGCCAAACTTGGAGATATAAAAACGGTTGGAAGAATTGGAGGAAAGGCGCTTGGATGGTTTTTTACAGCTTCTTTTATATCCTTATTAATTGGTTTGTTTTATGTCAATATTTTAGAACCAGGAGTAGGTTTAAAATTGGATCATGTTGACATGGCAGCAGCTTCAGAAGTAACCGGTAAAACTAAAATACTTTCTGTTGAGAATTTTGTTGAGCACATTGTTCCTAAAAGTATTTTTGAAGCAATGGCAACTAATGAGATTTTACAGATTGTAATATTCTCAATCTTTTTTGGATTGGCTGCGGCTTCATTAGGAAGTACTGTAAAACCAGTAATTAATGCATTAGATAAAGCGTCACACATTGTTTTGAAAATGGTAAACTATGTAATGAACTTTGCTCCAATTGGAGTTTTTGGAGCCATTGCAGGTGTATTTGCTGTTAGAGATGCTGAGGAATTAGTAATTACCTATTTTAAATTCTTTGGATCGTTCTTAATAGGAATCAGTACATTATGGGTTATTTTAATAGCAGTTGGTTATATTTTCCTGAAAGGAAGAATGACAGAGTTATTGAGACGTATTATTGGACCACTGGCAATTGCTTTTGGAACAACTAGTAGTGAAGCTGTTTTTCCAAAATTAACTGAGGAACTGGAAGAATTTGGTGTAAAAGATAAAATCGTGTCATTTATGCTTCCACTGGGATATTCATTCAATTTGGACGGAAGTATGATGTACATGACTTTCGCAAGTATCTTTATCGCGCAATTTTATGGTGTTCACTTAGATATAGGTACCCAGATGGTAATGCTTTTGGTTTTAATGTTGACCAGTAAAGGAATTGCAGGTGTTCCAAGAGCTAGCTTAGTGGTGGTTGCGGCAACATGTGGTATGTTTGATATTCCGGTTGAAGGAATTGCATTAATCTTACCTATTGATCACTTTTGTGATATGTTTAGAAGCGCTACAAATGTTCTGGGAAATGCTCTTGCAACTTCTGTAGTTGGGCAATGGGAAAATAATAAAGAAGAGAATTTAGGGATTATAGAAGAAAACTAA
- a CDS encoding protease complex subunit PrcB family protein: MKKVISVVAVFVLISCGAKKTSDSNALYEVLTTQSDGGGNIKFYEILTEPNEIKMLENDPLLADKMKQADISNSNYVILNMGEKNTGGYSIGVEKVEETDKNIIITVKENSPAPDGMTMQVITYPYTVVKVHSKKEIIIK; the protein is encoded by the coding sequence ATGAAAAAAGTAATTTCGGTTGTAGCAGTTTTTGTTTTAATTTCTTGCGGAGCAAAAAAAACATCAGATTCAAATGCATTATATGAAGTTTTAACAACGCAATCTGACGGTGGAGGAAATATCAAATTTTATGAGATTTTGACTGAACCAAATGAGATCAAAATGTTAGAAAACGATCCTCTTTTGGCTGATAAAATGAAACAGGCTGACATTAGTAATTCTAATTACGTTATTTTGAACATGGGAGAAAAAAATACTGGAGGATATTCTATTGGAGTTGAAAAAGTGGAAGAAACGGATAAGAATATTATTATTACCGTGAAAGAAAACAGCCCGGCTCCGGATGGTATGACGATGCAAGTGATTACTTATCCTTATACAGTCGTGAAAGTTCATTCAAAAAAAGAGATTATTATTAAATAA